Proteins co-encoded in one Rhodococcus sp. PAMC28707 genomic window:
- a CDS encoding amidohydrolase family protein — MSPTETEQIRSFWTDLGLPGLFDVHTHFMPKNVMDKVWTYFDSAGPLTGMAWPITYREDEDTRIEMMREFGVRGFTSMIYPHKPGMAEWLNSWGTQFAQRVPDCVHTATFYPEEGATQYVESAVASGAKIFKSHIQVGNYPPNDPLLDGVWGIIEDAAIPVVIHCGSGPASGPHTGPESIATLLQRFPRLPLIIAHMGMPEYLEFLQMALQYPNVRLDTTMAFTDFSEASWPFPKSGRSKLIDLQGRILFGSDFPNIPYPYLDALTAVARLDLGDEWVSDVCYRNGASLFL; from the coding sequence ATGTCGCCCACTGAAACCGAGCAGATTCGGTCTTTCTGGACAGACCTCGGGTTGCCCGGACTCTTCGATGTACACACCCACTTCATGCCGAAGAACGTCATGGACAAGGTCTGGACGTACTTCGACTCCGCGGGGCCGCTCACCGGAATGGCCTGGCCGATCACCTATCGGGAGGACGAGGACACGCGTATCGAGATGATGCGCGAGTTCGGCGTACGAGGGTTCACCTCGATGATCTACCCGCACAAGCCAGGCATGGCGGAGTGGCTGAACTCGTGGGGCACACAGTTCGCGCAGCGGGTGCCCGATTGCGTGCACACTGCAACGTTCTATCCGGAGGAAGGTGCCACGCAGTACGTCGAATCGGCGGTGGCATCCGGCGCAAAAATTTTCAAGTCCCACATACAGGTCGGGAACTACCCGCCGAACGATCCACTGCTCGACGGCGTATGGGGGATCATCGAGGATGCGGCGATCCCCGTCGTGATCCATTGCGGTTCGGGGCCGGCCTCCGGACCACACACTGGACCGGAATCGATTGCCACGCTACTGCAACGCTTTCCGCGACTCCCGCTGATCATCGCGCACATGGGCATGCCCGAATACCTCGAGTTCCTTCAGATGGCGTTGCAGTATCCGAACGTGCGCCTCGATACGACCATGGCGTTCACCGATTTTTCGGAAGCGTCATGGCCGTTCCCGAAATCGGGTCGATCGAAACTGATCGATCTACAGGGCCGCATACTGTTCGGGAGCGACTTCCCCAACATCCCGTATCCGTATCTGGACGCACTGACCGCGGTGGCTCGCCTCGATCTGGGAGACGAGTGGGTGTCGGACGTGTGCTATCGAAACGGAGCGAGCCTGTTCCTGTAG
- a CDS encoding dienelactone hydrolase family protein → MSIPLTTVKPSGTPRGGVVVVQEAFGVTEHIVDICQRFADAGWVATAPHLFHRQPTQIIAYDNMDPAMAAIGALNASEVDSDVDAGFSALAELGFEPQQTAIVGFCMGGSVTFHTAVRRAVGAAATFYGGGISKGRFGYPAMLSVADALQTPWHGFFGDLDKGIPIDEVEQLRTAVATSPVSTDITRYAQGEHGFNCNDRPAVYDPEAAADAWTKTLEWFDGHVAH, encoded by the coding sequence ATGTCCATCCCCCTCACCACTGTCAAGCCTTCCGGAACCCCGCGCGGCGGTGTCGTCGTAGTTCAGGAAGCGTTCGGCGTCACCGAACACATCGTCGATATCTGCCAACGATTCGCCGATGCCGGCTGGGTCGCCACCGCGCCCCATCTGTTTCATCGACAACCAACCCAGATCATCGCGTACGACAACATGGATCCAGCCATGGCAGCCATCGGCGCACTGAACGCAAGCGAGGTCGACTCCGATGTCGACGCCGGATTCTCTGCCTTGGCCGAACTCGGATTCGAGCCACAGCAGACTGCGATCGTCGGATTCTGCATGGGCGGATCGGTCACCTTCCACACCGCTGTACGACGCGCTGTCGGCGCCGCAGCGACGTTCTACGGCGGCGGAATCTCGAAGGGACGCTTCGGATATCCGGCAATGTTGTCGGTCGCCGATGCGTTGCAGACGCCCTGGCACGGGTTCTTCGGCGACCTGGACAAGGGCATTCCCATCGACGAGGTCGAGCAATTGCGTACCGCAGTCGCGACTTCGCCGGTATCGACCGACATCACCCGATATGCTCAGGGCGAGCACGGATTCAACTGCAACGACCGCCCCGCGGTCTACGATCCCGAGGCCGCAGCCGATGCCTGGACGAAGACGCTCGAGTGGTTCGACGGCCATGTCGCCCACTGA
- a CDS encoding NADPH:quinone oxidoreductase family protein translates to MRAVHITKLDGPDSVEIVEVDEPVEDGKSVLIDVHAAGVAFPDALLTRGLYQYKPALPFVPGSEIAGIVRSAPEGSGFTAGDRVAALTGLSDGMASVAAVAPETVFALPDAVSLTAGAGLLFNDLTVHFALRERGRLTEGETVLVHGAAGGIGTSVLRMAPVLGAARVIAVVSSEAKAETARAAGATDVVLVDGWKDAVKELTGGKGVDIVVDPVGGDRFTDSIRSLAPSGRILVIGFTGGEIPTVKVNRLLLNNVDVVGVGWGAWWMSNPGYLKQQWAEVEPLLASGKLTAPEPSAFPLEKAGEAIASLENRTAAGKVVLTLS, encoded by the coding sequence ATGCGTGCGGTGCACATCACGAAGCTGGATGGGCCGGATTCGGTCGAGATCGTCGAGGTCGATGAACCGGTCGAAGACGGGAAGTCCGTGCTGATCGACGTACACGCCGCCGGGGTCGCGTTCCCGGACGCTCTGTTGACTCGTGGGCTCTACCAGTACAAGCCGGCGTTGCCGTTCGTGCCGGGCAGTGAGATAGCGGGCATCGTTCGGTCGGCACCGGAGGGATCCGGGTTCACCGCAGGTGATCGCGTCGCCGCCCTGACCGGACTGTCCGACGGTATGGCCTCGGTCGCCGCCGTGGCTCCGGAGACCGTCTTCGCGCTCCCGGACGCCGTCTCGTTGACGGCAGGTGCCGGACTGCTGTTCAACGATCTGACGGTACATTTCGCGCTACGTGAGCGCGGACGTCTCACCGAGGGCGAAACGGTTCTCGTGCACGGCGCCGCGGGAGGCATCGGTACCTCGGTGCTGCGGATGGCTCCGGTCCTGGGCGCTGCGCGCGTCATCGCGGTCGTCAGTTCGGAAGCGAAGGCCGAGACCGCGCGGGCCGCGGGCGCCACCGACGTCGTGCTCGTGGACGGATGGAAGGACGCGGTGAAGGAACTCACCGGAGGCAAAGGCGTCGACATCGTCGTCGATCCCGTCGGCGGTGACCGATTCACCGACAGCATTCGAAGTCTCGCGCCGTCGGGTCGGATCCTGGTGATCGGGTTTACCGGCGGTGAGATCCCGACGGTCAAGGTCAACCGACTCCTGTTGAACAACGTCGACGTCGTGGGAGTGGGCTGGGGCGCATGGTGGATGAGCAACCCGGGCTATCTGAAACAGCAGTGGGCCGAGGTCGAACCATTGCTCGCCTCGGGCAAGCTGACTGCGCCCGAGCCGTCGGCGTTCCCGCTCGAGAAGGCGGGCGAGGCAATTGCTTCTCTCGAAAATCGAACCGCCGCAGGTAAAGTCGTCCTGACGCTCAGCTAG
- a CDS encoding AarF/UbiB family protein has product MARVPADRRQVVLLPALPSNLSGGSMSKSLAPPLRQIGIRELLRLVVIAAVLLSYQILAVGKWILRPRRGWAAHASEGVVDAFFSLGPTFVKVGQLMGSSPGLFPKVLANTCLRCLDEVPPFPGAQARAIIEADLGRSIEDLFARFDDVPLSSASVAQVHLCVLNDGREAVMKVQRRGIYHRMKIDLRIAYVFARALEKYIAFFETANASAIIVDLHAATFAELDSVVEARRQASFRAAISAFGDNTFVTAPEVIEEYCGSRVICMERMRGYPLDQCTPSEESELIVRRAAKVWMEALVLHGLFHGDVHAGNVWVLDDGRVAFLDFGVMGELDEQWRSLLQDLFHATVIDGDFTRLAGSVKRLGIISEDVGTDAEVGSILQSVFAPMLSDTLAHFSLTDFIKALVGMGQHYRTSSPEELILVGKQLGYFERYAIELAPNWALGTDPFVFKNVFPAEVAALAHAREVDLPD; this is encoded by the coding sequence GTGGCACGAGTACCTGCAGACCGCCGCCAGGTGGTGTTACTTCCCGCCCTCCCGAGCAATCTGTCCGGTGGCTCGATGAGCAAGAGTCTCGCTCCGCCGCTGCGCCAGATCGGCATTCGTGAACTTCTGCGTCTCGTCGTGATCGCTGCTGTTCTGCTCTCCTATCAGATTCTGGCGGTGGGCAAGTGGATTCTTCGGCCCCGCCGCGGCTGGGCAGCGCATGCCTCCGAGGGTGTCGTCGACGCGTTCTTCTCGCTCGGTCCGACGTTCGTCAAGGTCGGCCAGCTGATGGGGTCCTCACCCGGACTCTTTCCGAAGGTGCTGGCAAATACCTGTTTGCGCTGCCTCGACGAGGTGCCTCCGTTTCCGGGGGCGCAAGCGAGAGCGATCATCGAAGCAGACCTCGGTCGTAGCATCGAGGACCTTTTCGCTCGGTTCGACGACGTGCCGCTTTCGTCTGCATCGGTTGCCCAGGTACATCTCTGCGTACTGAACGATGGCCGGGAAGCTGTCATGAAGGTTCAGCGCCGAGGCATCTACCACCGTATGAAGATCGATCTCCGCATCGCCTACGTGTTCGCTCGGGCATTGGAGAAGTACATCGCCTTCTTCGAGACTGCCAACGCCTCCGCCATCATCGTCGATCTGCACGCTGCGACGTTCGCAGAGTTGGACAGCGTCGTCGAAGCACGGCGACAGGCCTCGTTTCGGGCCGCGATCTCTGCTTTCGGCGACAACACTTTCGTAACGGCGCCCGAGGTGATCGAGGAGTACTGCGGCAGCCGAGTCATTTGCATGGAACGTATGCGCGGATACCCGCTGGATCAGTGCACCCCCAGCGAAGAATCCGAGTTGATCGTCCGCAGGGCCGCCAAGGTATGGATGGAAGCCCTTGTCCTGCATGGGCTTTTCCATGGCGATGTTCATGCAGGAAACGTCTGGGTGCTCGACGACGGGCGGGTTGCGTTTCTCGATTTCGGCGTCATGGGTGAACTCGACGAACAGTGGCGTTCGCTGCTGCAGGATCTCTTTCACGCCACCGTGATCGACGGAGACTTCACTCGGCTTGCCGGCAGTGTCAAACGGCTCGGCATCATCTCCGAGGACGTCGGCACGGACGCCGAGGTCGGCTCGATTCTGCAGTCCGTGTTCGCACCGATGCTCTCGGATACGTTGGCGCACTTCAGCTTGACCGATTTCATCAAGGCACTCGTGGGCATGGGGCAGCATTACCGAACCTCGAGCCCTGAGGAGTTGATCCTGGTGGGCAAGCAACTCGGATACTTCGAGCGCTACGCGATCGAACTGGCCCCGAACTGGGCGCTCGGAACCGATCCATTCGTCTTCAAGAACGTCTTCCCCGCGGAGGTGGCCGCGTTGGCGCACGCCCGCGAGGTCGACCTACCGGACTAG
- a CDS encoding DUF998 domain-containing protein: MTASRSEGYRYAYDTVSDLGVPTTSDTSWLMNVSFCVSASSVLAAGICSASLLGRRRWVYLGAIAAYALGSVLVAVVHAGDGNAHFIGAVLAIGAGNSIALLVGTGIPTCPRWYSKGSIGLGALGFVASGLLIAGIGPVGVMERASIYTFTGWELLTAAALGMVAARSKH; the protein is encoded by the coding sequence TTGACAGCCTCACGATCAGAGGGCTACCGGTACGCCTATGACACCGTCAGCGATCTCGGAGTACCGACAACGTCGGACACCTCATGGCTGATGAATGTGTCCTTCTGCGTGTCCGCAAGCTCGGTGCTGGCTGCGGGCATCTGTTCGGCGTCGCTGCTGGGACGTCGGCGATGGGTGTATCTCGGAGCGATAGCCGCATACGCCCTCGGCAGCGTGCTCGTTGCCGTCGTACATGCCGGTGACGGAAATGCGCACTTCATCGGCGCAGTCCTGGCGATCGGCGCCGGAAACAGCATTGCCCTGCTCGTCGGTACGGGTATTCCGACCTGCCCGCGTTGGTACTCGAAGGGCAGCATCGGATTGGGGGCGCTCGGTTTCGTTGCATCCGGTCTGCTGATCGCCGGTATCGGCCCCGTAGGCGTGATGGAACGCGCGTCGATCTACACGTTCACCGGCTGGGAGCTGCTCACCGCAGCAGCGCTCGGGATGGTTGCGGCGCGTTCGAAGCATTAG
- a CDS encoding LON peptidase substrate-binding domain-containing protein: MSLWPMFPLGSVLLPGERLPLHIFEPRYQELLAACLAMEDPSFGVVLIARGKESGGGDVRHHIATAAHIVAHEEVGDGRHYVECVGSERLRIDAWLEDDPYPRADLRVWADENAAAPPAESEFESLQDKISQLYTLIGNLARAEGAAPPPDPSFSALPAEAGERLFTLAAQVPMGQADRQDVLEAPGPSERLRVLVDAVDNVTDIVKFRLS, translated from the coding sequence ATGTCACTGTGGCCAATGTTTCCACTCGGCAGCGTGCTGCTGCCAGGGGAGCGTCTTCCTCTGCACATCTTCGAGCCGCGTTACCAGGAACTCTTGGCCGCTTGTCTCGCCATGGAGGACCCCAGTTTCGGGGTCGTGCTGATTGCGCGCGGAAAAGAATCCGGAGGCGGAGACGTCCGCCACCATATTGCAACGGCTGCTCACATCGTCGCCCACGAAGAGGTCGGTGACGGCAGGCATTACGTGGAATGTGTAGGGAGCGAAAGACTTCGGATCGATGCCTGGCTGGAGGACGACCCCTACCCGCGTGCTGATCTCCGTGTATGGGCCGACGAGAACGCGGCCGCTCCGCCGGCCGAATCCGAGTTCGAGTCACTGCAGGACAAGATTTCTCAGCTGTACACATTGATCGGTAACCTGGCACGGGCCGAAGGTGCTGCGCCACCGCCTGATCCGAGTTTCTCCGCTCTTCCCGCCGAGGCGGGTGAACGCTTGTTCACCCTTGCCGCGCAGGTTCCGATGGGGCAGGCCGACCGTCAGGACGTCCTGGAGGCACCCGGCCCGTCCGAACGACTACGGGTACTCGTCGATGCTGTCGACAACGTCACCGACATCGTCAAGTTCAGGTTGAGCTGA
- a CDS encoding alpha/beta fold hydrolase — protein sequence MNKDSPRYPMDSVELHKDVLRYVDVGDGPPIVLVHGLLGSNESWAGQIERLSERHRVIAPDLFGHGRSDKPSGDYSLSSHAATIRDLLEHLHIESAPMVGHSLGGGIVMQIVYLFPGLVERLVLVSSGGLGTEVSLLLKAATLPGSELVLPVLASDWVRRNAESVMGQLDKWGLPVRPGASMTETWRSFKSVSDRQTREAFLASTRAVVGPRGQTVSAKQHFAKFESIPSLLIWGGKDRMIPASHADNIRREVPNSRVEIFSDAGHFPQLDEPDLFFRVLDEFLTANPKVKASPTAAVSD from the coding sequence ATGAACAAGGACTCACCGCGTTACCCGATGGATTCGGTCGAACTGCACAAAGACGTACTTCGTTATGTCGACGTCGGTGATGGTCCACCGATTGTGCTGGTGCATGGCCTGCTGGGATCGAACGAGTCCTGGGCGGGACAAATCGAACGCCTGTCGGAACGGCACCGTGTCATCGCACCCGATCTGTTCGGCCACGGCCGATCCGACAAGCCGTCCGGAGACTATTCGCTCAGCTCGCATGCCGCGACGATCCGCGATCTGCTCGAACATCTGCACATCGAGTCCGCGCCGATGGTGGGCCATTCGCTGGGCGGCGGGATCGTCATGCAGATCGTCTACCTGTTCCCGGGGTTGGTCGAGCGGTTGGTGCTCGTCAGCAGCGGCGGCCTCGGCACCGAAGTGAGCCTGTTGCTCAAGGCTGCCACCTTGCCCGGCAGTGAGCTCGTTCTTCCGGTACTGGCGTCCGACTGGGTACGAAGGAACGCCGAGAGCGTTATGGGGCAGTTGGACAAATGGGGGCTTCCGGTACGGCCGGGCGCGAGCATGACGGAAACGTGGCGCTCGTTCAAGTCGGTGTCCGACAGACAGACCCGCGAAGCTTTCCTTGCCTCGACGCGCGCCGTCGTCGGTCCGCGCGGACAGACGGTCAGCGCCAAGCAGCACTTCGCAAAATTCGAATCTATCCCGTCACTACTGATCTGGGGCGGTAAGGACCGCATGATTCCGGCCTCCCATGCCGACAACATCAGGCGGGAAGTACCGAACAGTCGCGTCGAGATCTTTTCCGACGCAGGACATTTCCCGCAGCTGGACGAGCCGGATCTCTTCTTCCGGGTTCTCGACGAATTTCTCACCGCGAACCCCAAGGTCAAGGCATCACCGACAGCAGCAGTGTCGGACTGA
- a CDS encoding non-ribosomal peptide synthetase gives MSLHPTDTSPHSDLAPMCKPDLRDTLLDRLCEVAHALPDATALVADDGVLTFDQLLHRTYAVARKIAHLAQVDRSPIAVDGRNTTESITLMLAVIASGHSLVPLDSNLPETRRRQIVEQAAALRMDTADISDAEDSAAPLPTVTGDQVAIIAFTSGSTGVPKGVLLSHRMCLSKAYEVSSALALRPRDRVGNVLPVSFSAGINTLFAGLLSGAQVHCRDPRAIHPNQLAPWIERCSITTLHCSPSLVSSVRTTLLTSNVPPSLVGAVPENTIPSLRVVATYGESLHSSDVRFFRSVLGSDATFVNWYATTESGVVAYNSYSAEQALPHGFIPAGYSPHGKIVEIVGVGGRTRKLGEIGEIRISAPLSADGYLGLEELTRSRFSTHDATHRYLTGDVGRIDRFGVLHLVGRVDDVIKVSGYLVDPTEVEAALRTIDGVNDATVVARDVESGKQLVAYFVSDRSSVAAVRDALRRDLPEWTVPAHITRVDRIDRNERGKVDRSKLFDSEELPTSLSDNTFDGPTERWIGNIVQQELGLDKIDRDADFAALGATSLALTTIVVGVRQSFHVEISTEELAQAMNIRSLARTVDAKLADADLDTARSSHDGVMVPLRSEGSTAPLFVIAGAGVPAVGLIPLANHLDHDRPVYAIQAKGLGKKALPDRSIGRAARRYVREIRRIQPQGPYLLVGHSLGAWIALEMARILESDGDIVAELILLDPRLYRTMLDKLSEGNTDFEAAPDRAPLRKPCLPALARRAVSVALAGLVRFPTTERWLAFGIIGHRALDAHRPKPWSGPVTVVVTGENTSDRRSWETLATGNLVIREVPGNHIDMVREPIVARVADIIDDALHRRRRRERTDHG, from the coding sequence ATGTCGCTTCATCCGACCGACACGTCCCCACACTCCGATCTCGCGCCGATGTGCAAACCCGATCTGCGGGACACACTGCTGGATCGGTTGTGCGAGGTCGCCCACGCGCTACCCGACGCGACGGCTCTGGTCGCCGACGACGGCGTGCTCACCTTCGACCAGCTTCTGCACCGGACATATGCAGTGGCCCGCAAGATTGCGCACCTGGCCCAGGTCGATCGAAGTCCCATCGCGGTGGACGGGCGCAACACGACCGAGTCGATCACGTTGATGCTTGCGGTCATCGCATCCGGGCACTCACTGGTACCTCTCGACTCCAACCTGCCCGAGACTCGACGTCGGCAGATCGTCGAGCAGGCAGCCGCACTGCGGATGGACACTGCCGACATCTCGGACGCCGAGGACTCGGCTGCGCCCCTCCCGACGGTGACCGGCGATCAAGTTGCGATCATCGCGTTCACCTCCGGATCGACAGGCGTCCCCAAGGGAGTTCTGCTCAGTCACCGGATGTGCTTGAGCAAAGCGTACGAGGTCAGCTCGGCCCTGGCGCTCAGACCACGTGACCGTGTGGGGAATGTGCTTCCAGTGAGCTTCAGTGCCGGCATCAACACCCTGTTCGCAGGTCTTCTCAGTGGCGCACAGGTACATTGCCGCGATCCGCGAGCTATCCACCCAAACCAGCTGGCGCCATGGATCGAGCGGTGCTCCATCACAACTTTGCATTGCTCACCTTCGCTCGTGAGCAGCGTGCGCACGACGCTACTCACCTCGAACGTGCCACCTTCTCTCGTAGGCGCGGTACCCGAGAACACAATCCCGTCACTTCGCGTCGTCGCCACGTACGGAGAATCACTTCACTCTTCCGACGTACGCTTCTTTCGATCCGTGCTCGGTAGTGATGCAACCTTCGTCAACTGGTACGCCACAACGGAATCCGGTGTAGTCGCCTACAATTCCTACAGCGCGGAACAGGCTCTTCCCCACGGGTTCATTCCTGCCGGGTACAGCCCACACGGAAAAATCGTGGAGATCGTCGGAGTAGGCGGTCGGACGCGGAAGTTGGGTGAGATCGGCGAAATTCGGATCTCGGCGCCGTTGTCGGCCGATGGATATCTAGGGCTGGAAGAGTTGACGCGCTCGCGTTTCAGTACCCACGACGCAACTCACCGCTATCTCACCGGAGATGTAGGTCGAATCGATCGGTTCGGGGTTCTGCACCTCGTGGGTCGAGTCGATGATGTGATCAAAGTGTCCGGCTACCTGGTGGACCCCACGGAAGTCGAAGCGGCACTTCGCACTATCGACGGTGTGAACGATGCCACGGTCGTTGCGCGCGATGTCGAGTCGGGCAAGCAACTCGTCGCGTACTTCGTCTCCGATCGATCTTCTGTAGCCGCAGTGCGCGATGCACTGCGGAGAGATTTACCGGAATGGACGGTCCCCGCGCATATCACGCGGGTGGACAGGATCGACCGGAACGAACGAGGCAAGGTCGATCGTTCGAAACTTTTCGATTCCGAAGAGTTGCCGACGTCTCTGTCCGACAACACTTTCGATGGACCCACCGAAAGGTGGATAGGCAATATAGTTCAACAAGAACTAGGGCTGGACAAGATCGATCGCGACGCGGATTTTGCTGCGCTGGGTGCCACCTCACTTGCTTTGACCACGATCGTGGTGGGAGTGCGACAGTCCTTCCACGTCGAGATCTCCACCGAGGAACTCGCGCAGGCGATGAACATCCGCAGCTTGGCCCGGACTGTCGATGCCAAGCTCGCCGATGCCGATCTGGACACCGCAAGGTCGTCACACGACGGAGTCATGGTGCCGCTGCGAAGCGAAGGTTCGACGGCTCCCCTCTTCGTCATCGCTGGAGCGGGCGTACCAGCAGTCGGACTCATCCCTCTGGCCAATCACCTGGACCACGACCGTCCCGTGTATGCGATACAAGCCAAAGGGCTTGGAAAAAAGGCACTTCCAGACCGGAGCATCGGCAGAGCCGCGCGTCGATATGTCCGCGAGATCCGCCGGATTCAGCCCCAGGGACCGTATCTGCTCGTCGGCCATTCGCTCGGGGCATGGATTGCGCTCGAGATGGCTCGCATTCTCGAATCGGACGGAGACATAGTCGCAGAGCTGATTCTGCTCGACCCTCGCCTGTACCGAACGATGTTGGACAAGCTGTCGGAGGGCAACACCGATTTCGAAGCGGCCCCCGACAGGGCACCGCTCCGTAAACCCTGTCTTCCTGCGCTCGCTCGCCGGGCGGTGTCGGTGGCACTGGCCGGATTGGTCCGGTTTCCGACCACCGAACGTTGGCTGGCATTCGGCATCATCGGCCACAGAGCACTCGACGCTCATCGACCGAAGCCGTGGAGTGGCCCGGTCACTGTCGTCGTGACGGGCGAGAACACCTCCGATCGACGTTCCTGGGAAACGTTGGCGACGGGCAATCTTGTCATCAGAGAAGTTCCTGGCAATCACATCGACATGGTTCGCGAACCTATCGTCGCCAGAGTTGCCGACATTATCGACGACGCATTACACAGGCGCAGGCGGCGGGAACGGACAGATCACGGATGA